In Geitlerinema sp. PCC 9228, one DNA window encodes the following:
- a CDS encoding N-acetyltransferase codes for MRGLVFCLFALRLRRLVCHERITVSRHCHWFCAFVLCWGLLGTAMQTFSENTTVRLGNSHVLVRSASLQDAPTLADILTVGFYSQTGVWGLIYPLVRLGIYEDLRQRLRGHTPYYVCLAATLRTHYRSGGVGKWGPEQIAGTVEMSQRTPSPWESRGGPYLYVSNLAVKPTFRRCGVASQLLLACDRVAWRWGFTDIYLHVLEENQSARALYEKIGYQLAGMDFSPRLLCFQPPRRLLLRKRIRGEG; via the coding sequence GTGCGGGGGTTGGTATTTTGTCTGTTCGCTCTACGGCTGCGGCGTTTGGTGTGCCACGAACGGATAACGGTATCGCGCCACTGCCATTGGTTCTGTGCTTTTGTTCTATGTTGGGGATTGTTAGGCACCGCCATGCAAACTTTTTCTGAAAATACCACGGTTCGGCTAGGGAATTCCCACGTTTTGGTGCGTTCCGCTTCCCTTCAAGATGCGCCCACCCTAGCGGATATTCTGACGGTGGGTTTTTATTCTCAAACGGGGGTTTGGGGGCTGATTTATCCCTTGGTACGGTTGGGCATTTACGAGGATTTGCGCCAGCGCTTGCGCGGCCATACCCCCTACTATGTCTGTTTGGCAGCCACCCTTCGTACCCACTATCGTAGCGGGGGGGTGGGGAAGTGGGGTCCGGAACAAATTGCCGGTACGGTGGAAATGAGCCAACGTACGCCTTCCCCTTGGGAAAGTCGCGGCGGCCCCTATTTATACGTTTCCAATTTGGCGGTCAAACCGACGTTTCGCCGTTGCGGGGTGGCTAGTCAGCTATTGCTGGCTTGCGATCGCGTGGCCTGGCGGTGGGGATTTACAGATATTTACTTGCACGTTCTCGAAGAAAATCAAAGCGCTCGTGCCCTATATGAGAAAATTGGCTATCAATTAGCAGGTATGGATTTTTCGCCCCGCCTTTTGTGTTTTCAGCCACCGCGGCGGTTGTTGTTGCGCAAGCGAATTCGCGGTGAGGGGTAG
- a CDS encoding response regulator has translation MSVEATKFPKILIVDDEPDHLDLLYRTFYQEYEVLQARSAASALEILASRDDIAVIITDQRMPQMSGTEFLSITATQYPDVIRIIITAYSDVEDLVEAINSGQVFKYVTKPWNAQELKQAVRQAVETHSLLKRRTRELRRTLRQESLLNAVTNTIRSALSYRQILQTIVETVGQMFEVSYCLLRPVSDEQGHEDPLIYTSRNSHAHNRHSNGSNSYSPIPMVPASQAEPKTDAQSEQLLKTVWETQDVIVANDASSDERIQASPERAQAYRDNDIRSSLIVPLCSQQYGRPQDWSVLAVLALHQCGEERVWQDDEIQLVVMVADQAALTLSQARAYEQVRALAQREALINSITSAIRSSLEPREIFAAITEQLGQALQVDGCALSLWTAEDEYVQCVGLYERQQTETSDEHQPIRETGENTTAGSPGRAQGLPTSRVPITGNTLLQQLLQTQKPVAINDINHYSEEEVFDAPFRVSAKALLVVPLLVDGQIIGSISLRQADRSRHWVASEIDLAEAVAAQAAIAVQHARLYQKTKQQAERLLALDRQKTEFFQNISHEFRTPLTLMMGPLEAAANSETGLPPEQAAIALRNSRRLLRMVNQLLDLHRLDAGKMQPRFRPCRLENLLRQIIDAFHPYCERKGLNLKANLQECPSVYIDLEKFDKVLYNLFSNAMKFTASGGEIAVGAKHVGGYCLIQIADTGIGIPPDQIPYLFDRFRQGDSATDRAYEGSGLGLAVAKELVELHGGQITVDSVEGEGSTFTIWLPTGCAHLPPEQVIEVPAESEIAGADVELADLETELQDSATTTDASTSQTTEIPNWEIAPELEDPEQKKILFVDDNADLRTYVASILKGEGYQVLLARNGAEGIQVTHNYHPDLIVADLMMPVVSGLDMISMLREEERFKGIPIVLLTAKVNEDTRIEGVEKGADAYLSKPFNDRELLAEVRNLLSLKENERRVAQLNRYLTESVLRRFLPPSMVEKAATGELSLDLRPEPRLITILFSDIVGFTELANNLRSRRVAQVLNEYLAEMTAAVFQQGGTVDKFVGDAVMALYGAPEDLTPNEQIHRAIESARQMHRSLAELNRRWRAEGLPQVRFRCGIHQGTAVVGMFGGTERSDYTAIGPSVNIAARLQEAADPDAILVSAAVADYLEDDEITKFRSLKLKGLDETVLAFTVTPTDKNANPHEEAS, from the coding sequence ATGAGCGTAGAAGCAACCAAATTCCCCAAAATCCTGATTGTGGATGACGAACCCGATCATCTAGATTTACTGTACCGCACGTTCTATCAAGAATACGAAGTCTTGCAAGCTCGTAGTGCCGCCTCCGCGCTAGAAATTTTAGCGTCGCGGGATGATATTGCCGTCATCATCACCGACCAACGCATGCCTCAGATGAGCGGCACGGAATTTCTCAGCATTACCGCCACCCAATACCCGGATGTCATTCGGATTATCATCACCGCCTACAGCGACGTGGAAGACCTCGTGGAGGCCATCAACAGCGGGCAAGTTTTTAAATACGTCACCAAACCCTGGAACGCCCAGGAACTAAAACAAGCGGTACGCCAAGCCGTAGAAACTCACAGCCTCCTGAAAAGGCGGACCCGGGAACTGCGGCGCACTCTGCGGCAAGAATCCCTCCTCAACGCCGTTACCAACACCATTCGCAGCGCCCTCAGCTACCGACAAATCCTACAAACCATTGTGGAAACCGTGGGGCAAATGTTTGAGGTGAGCTACTGCTTGCTGCGGCCGGTCTCCGACGAACAGGGTCACGAAGACCCCCTAATTTACACCTCCCGCAACTCCCACGCCCACAACCGCCACTCAAACGGCAGCAACAGCTATTCCCCCATTCCCATGGTTCCCGCCAGCCAAGCAGAACCGAAAACCGACGCCCAGAGCGAGCAACTTTTGAAAACCGTTTGGGAAACCCAAGATGTGATTGTTGCCAACGACGCCAGCAGCGACGAACGCATCCAAGCTTCCCCCGAACGCGCCCAAGCGTACCGAGACAACGACATTCGCTCCAGTTTGATTGTTCCCCTGTGCAGCCAGCAATACGGCAGACCCCAGGATTGGTCGGTACTGGCGGTGTTAGCCTTGCACCAATGCGGGGAAGAACGGGTCTGGCAAGACGACGAAATTCAGTTGGTGGTTATGGTGGCCGACCAGGCAGCTTTAACCCTCTCCCAAGCGCGCGCCTACGAACAGGTGAGGGCACTGGCACAGCGGGAAGCCCTCATCAATAGCATTACCAGTGCCATTCGCTCTAGCTTGGAACCGAGGGAAATTTTTGCGGCGATTACCGAGCAGTTGGGGCAGGCATTGCAGGTGGATGGCTGTGCCCTTTCCCTGTGGACTGCCGAAGACGAGTACGTGCAGTGCGTGGGTCTGTACGAACGGCAGCAAACCGAAACTTCGGACGAACACCAACCTATCCGCGAAACGGGAGAAAACACCACCGCCGGTTCCCCAGGTCGCGCTCAAGGTTTGCCCACTTCGCGGGTACCCATTACCGGCAATACCCTGTTGCAACAGTTATTGCAAACGCAAAAGCCAGTCGCCATCAACGATATTAACCACTATTCCGAAGAGGAAGTGTTTGACGCGCCGTTCCGGGTCTCGGCGAAAGCGTTGTTGGTGGTGCCGTTGCTGGTAGACGGTCAGATTATTGGTAGTATTTCCCTGCGTCAAGCCGACCGCAGCCGCCATTGGGTGGCTTCGGAAATCGACCTGGCGGAAGCTGTAGCCGCGCAAGCTGCGATCGCGGTACAACACGCCCGTTTGTATCAAAAAACCAAGCAACAAGCGGAACGATTGCTGGCTTTAGACCGACAAAAAACAGAATTTTTCCAAAATATTTCCCACGAATTCCGCACGCCGCTAACCTTGATGATGGGTCCGTTGGAGGCGGCTGCCAATAGCGAAACTGGCTTACCTCCAGAACAAGCTGCGATCGCTTTGCGCAATTCCCGCCGTCTGCTGCGCATGGTCAACCAGCTACTGGACTTACATAGATTAGATGCGGGTAAAATGCAGCCCCGTTTTCGTCCCTGTAGATTGGAAAATCTCCTGAGGCAAATTATCGATGCTTTCCATCCGTACTGCGAACGCAAAGGCTTAAACCTAAAAGCCAACCTACAAGAATGCCCCTCTGTCTACATTGACTTAGAAAAATTTGATAAAGTTCTATACAATCTCTTTTCCAACGCCATGAAATTCACTGCTTCGGGCGGAGAAATCGCCGTTGGTGCCAAACATGTGGGCGGCTACTGCTTGATTCAAATTGCCGATACGGGCATTGGCATTCCCCCCGACCAAATCCCCTACCTGTTCGACCGCTTTCGCCAGGGTGACAGTGCCACCGACCGGGCTTACGAAGGTAGCGGTTTGGGCTTGGCGGTGGCTAAAGAATTGGTGGAATTGCACGGCGGGCAAATTACTGTGGATTCGGTGGAAGGCGAAGGCAGTACTTTCACCATTTGGTTGCCCACTGGTTGCGCCCATTTGCCCCCAGAACAAGTGATTGAAGTGCCGGCGGAATCGGAAATTGCTGGGGCAGACGTAGAACTGGCGGATTTGGAAACGGAATTGCAAGACAGTGCCACCACCACCGATGCCAGTACTTCCCAAACCACCGAAATTCCCAATTGGGAAATTGCCCCAGAACTGGAGGACCCGGAACAGAAAAAAATCTTGTTTGTGGATGATAATGCCGATTTGCGTACCTATGTGGCCTCGATTCTGAAAGGGGAAGGCTATCAAGTGCTGCTGGCGCGCAATGGCGCGGAAGGCATCCAGGTTACCCACAACTACCATCCAGATTTGATTGTGGCGGATTTGATGATGCCGGTGGTGTCGGGGTTGGATATGATTTCCATGTTGCGGGAGGAAGAACGGTTTAAGGGAATTCCCATTGTGCTGCTGACGGCGAAGGTGAACGAAGATACCCGCATTGAAGGGGTGGAAAAAGGGGCGGATGCTTACTTGTCGAAACCGTTTAACGATCGCGAGTTGCTGGCGGAGGTGCGCAATTTGCTATCGTTGAAGGAGAACGAACGTCGGGTGGCACAGCTAAATCGCTACCTCACGGAATCGGTGTTGCGACGGTTTTTGCCCCCTTCCATGGTGGAAAAAGCGGCTACCGGGGAATTGTCTCTGGATCTGCGCCCGGAACCGCGTTTGATTACCATTTTGTTTAGCGATATTGTAGGATTTACGGAGCTGGCCAACAATTTGCGATCGCGCCGGGTGGCACAAGTTCTCAACGAATATTTGGCAGAAATGACGGCAGCGGTGTTCCAACAGGGCGGTACGGTGGATAAATTTGTCGGCGATGCGGTGATGGCGCTATATGGTGCCCCGGAAGACCTCACCCCCAACGAACAAATTCACCGTGCCATTGAGTCTGCCCGGCAAATGCACCGTTCCCTAGCCGAACTCAACCGACGCTGGCGCGCGGAAGGTCTGCCCCAGGTGCGCTTCCGCTGCGGCATCCACCAAGGAACGGCGGTGGTGGGCATGTTTGGCGGTACGGAACGTTCCGATTATACCGCGATCGGTCCCAGCGTGAATATTGCGGCCCGTTTGCAAGAAGCGGCGGACCCGGATGCCATTTTGGTATCGGCGGCAGTGGCCGATTATTTGGAAGATGATGAAATTACCAAGTTCCGTTCCTTAAAATTGAAGGGCTTGGACGAAACCGTACTGGCTTTTACGGTGACCCCCACAGACAAAAACGCCAATCCCCATGAGGAGGCAAGTTAA
- a CDS encoding DICT sensory domain-containing protein: MRSGSILQKLAAAHQNGDGNYPHTPLQYGVYYKNTLIALCHALEDSILELEEEPIVLAAFQQGKWYMQEAERYQQLAAKSQNITILAQPEAGFAEGASKNDNVTLVPIEPEDPVAHEWHLIILSPSYTAMVLCQELPPEEYSEDDKPHSDLERKFYGFWTFEPHLVLEAMELAIAHTGRYQPQLQSFLNEKVAPYRQHTKRFAPSPDFICTVVGRVVDYLRHHESSFGFPESNVSKAHQDALQQNLVANELQSFLRMAQLIDEFDPVNPQAANETSVLTEMMGQLLDLPAWQVKRLRLAALLHRLSPLSLLGATDATDAPSCPIPSGAQVLRKMPRLQAIAKIINHQSERWDGQGQPGHLSGEEIPLESRILGLVVAFQQRFNHLRSTQGETLSEAECAARSFAECEAESEKRWDPNLVQLLSLLVKGLQQGLNLPTTPFHLQTGMWLMEGSMPQQSNVISERT, encoded by the coding sequence ATGCGGTCAGGTTCGATTCTGCAAAAACTAGCGGCAGCCCATCAAAACGGAGATGGCAACTATCCCCATACACCTTTGCAGTACGGGGTATACTACAAAAATACGCTCATTGCCCTGTGCCACGCCCTGGAAGACAGCATTTTAGAATTGGAAGAGGAACCGATTGTGCTGGCGGCCTTCCAACAGGGGAAATGGTACATGCAAGAGGCAGAACGCTACCAGCAATTAGCTGCTAAGTCTCAAAACATTACCATTTTGGCCCAACCAGAGGCTGGTTTTGCTGAAGGGGCTAGCAAAAACGATAACGTTACCCTGGTTCCCATTGAACCCGAGGATCCGGTAGCCCACGAATGGCACTTAATTATCCTCTCGCCTAGCTACACCGCCATGGTTTTGTGCCAAGAACTTCCACCGGAGGAATACAGCGAAGACGACAAGCCGCACTCGGATCTGGAACGAAAATTTTACGGGTTTTGGACCTTTGAACCGCATTTGGTCTTGGAAGCCATGGAACTGGCGATCGCCCATACCGGTCGCTACCAACCACAATTGCAAAGTTTTCTCAACGAAAAAGTAGCCCCCTACCGCCAGCACACCAAACGCTTTGCCCCCAGCCCAGATTTTATCTGTACCGTCGTCGGTCGGGTGGTAGATTACCTGCGCCACCACGAATCCAGCTTTGGTTTCCCCGAATCCAACGTATCCAAAGCCCATCAAGATGCCTTGCAGCAAAACCTGGTCGCCAACGAACTGCAATCTTTTTTGCGGATGGCACAACTCATCGACGAGTTCGACCCGGTAAATCCCCAAGCTGCCAACGAAACCAGCGTTTTGACAGAAATGATGGGACAATTGCTGGATTTGCCCGCCTGGCAGGTCAAACGACTGCGTTTGGCAGCTTTGCTGCATCGTTTGAGCCCTTTAAGCCTGTTAGGTGCTACCGACGCCACTGATGCCCCCAGCTGCCCCATTCCTTCCGGTGCCCAAGTACTGCGAAAAATGCCACGGCTGCAAGCCATTGCTAAAATTATCAACCATCAAAGCGAACGTTGGGACGGTCAGGGGCAACCCGGTCACCTGTCAGGAGAAGAAATTCCCCTGGAATCGCGGATTTTGGGTTTGGTGGTAGCTTTCCAACAGCGCTTCAATCACTTGCGCAGTACCCAAGGAGAAACCCTCTCGGAGGCGGAATGTGCTGCCCGTAGTTTCGCTGAGTGCGAGGCAGAATCCGAAAAACGCTGGGACCCCAATTTGGTGCAACTGCTGTCGTTGCTTGTCAAAGGATTGCAGCAAGGTTTAAACTTACCGACAACGCCTTTCCACTTACAAACCGGTATGTGGCTGATGGAGGGGTCCATGCCCCAGCAAAGCAATGTCATTTCCGAGCGAACATAA
- a CDS encoding pentapeptide repeat-containing protein, with the protein MDIEAIRAGEIKDLSGCDLEETDLSGLDLRHVRLAGANLVGANLSNANLERAQLDGANLIGVRLMGADLRANFLGANLMQADLSGADMRGGNFRGANLMAANLEKGSLFGAFLSGSNLMSANLRGVDLRGADMRGANLSSANLKGADLNTAELEGAIFTESNLEEANLYGTNLSGVNFTSANLLCADLHQATLNGTILTGACIEGTVLDEQRSLG; encoded by the coding sequence ATGGATATAGAAGCAATTCGCGCTGGTGAAATTAAGGATTTGTCCGGCTGCGATTTAGAAGAAACAGATTTATCTGGTCTCGACTTACGCCACGTACGTTTGGCGGGTGCCAATTTGGTGGGTGCCAATCTCAGCAATGCCAACTTAGAACGCGCTCAGTTGGATGGTGCGAATTTAATTGGTGTCCGCCTGATGGGGGCTGACTTACGTGCTAATTTCCTCGGTGCCAATTTGATGCAAGCCGATTTGAGTGGTGCCGATATGCGGGGTGGTAATTTTCGCGGTGCCAATTTGATGGCTGCCAATTTAGAGAAAGGGAGTTTGTTTGGTGCTTTTCTCAGCGGCAGCAATTTGATGAGTGCGAACTTGCGCGGGGTAGACTTGCGCGGTGCCGATATGCGTGGTGCTAATCTCAGCAGTGCCAATTTGAAAGGTGCGGATTTGAATACGGCGGAGTTGGAAGGGGCCATTTTTACGGAAAGCAATTTAGAGGAAGCCAACCTGTACGGCACCAATTTGTCTGGGGTGAATTTTACCAGTGCGAATTTGCTCTGTGCGGATTTGCACCAGGCAACTTTGAATGGCACGATTTTGACCGGTGCTTGCATTGAGGGAACGGTGTTGGACGAGCAGCGATCGCTAGGTTAA
- a CDS encoding type II CAAX endopeptidase family protein: MHAQRLTRIRRFSAPVRLGFFIFLLLCLWLPVALPVYLLVADANWASILALSFLYGEFLWLVRWWERQVYQQPYPLVGFGLTNFTKYGMEMGLGVAIAFGSLFALYSLQASWGWLVWQPLRAGFGQILVEGLLVAVGIGFAEELFFRGWLLAELQRDYFPRLAWFLNAGIFALLHYLKPLQQILQTLPEFAGLFLLGITLILAKRATGGRLWLPIGLHAGFVWGYYAINVGHLVQFSQTVPPWLTGIHGNPLAGVVGLLFLGAIAVIFTKLNLT, from the coding sequence TTGCACGCCCAACGCCTAACTCGCATTCGTCGGTTTTCTGCCCCAGTTCGCCTGGGGTTCTTTATTTTTTTATTGCTGTGTCTGTGGCTGCCGGTGGCGCTGCCGGTTTACTTGCTGGTTGCTGATGCCAATTGGGCAAGTATTCTTGCTTTGAGCTTTTTGTACGGGGAATTTTTATGGTTGGTGCGATGGTGGGAACGGCAGGTTTACCAACAACCATATCCTTTGGTGGGGTTTGGCTTGACAAATTTTACCAAATATGGTATGGAAATGGGTTTGGGCGTCGCGATCGCTTTTGGTAGTCTTTTTGCTCTCTATTCCCTACAAGCTAGCTGGGGATGGCTGGTTTGGCAACCGCTGCGGGCGGGGTTTGGGCAAATTCTTGTAGAAGGGTTGCTGGTTGCTGTGGGGATTGGCTTTGCTGAGGAATTGTTTTTTCGGGGATGGCTGCTGGCAGAACTGCAACGGGATTATTTTCCCCGATTGGCTTGGTTTCTCAATGCGGGCATTTTTGCCCTGCTACACTATCTCAAACCCCTGCAACAAATTCTACAAACCCTACCCGAATTTGCCGGTTTGTTTTTATTGGGGATAACCCTAATCTTAGCCAAACGCGCTACTGGCGGCAGGCTGTGGTTGCCTATAGGATTGCATGCCGGTTTTGTGTGGGGATACTATGCCATCAATGTGGGCCATTTGGTGCAATTCTCACAAACGGTTCCCCCTTGGCTAACCGGCATCCACGGCAATCCTTTAGCTGGCGTTGTGGGATTGTTGTTTTTAGGCGCGATCGCGGTCATCTTTACAAAACTTAACTTAACCTAG
- the clpS gene encoding ATP-dependent Clp protease adapter ClpS, which translates to MSVQTVEKRSTSQKHAPRYRVLLHNDDVNSMEYVVQTLMKTVPNITQPQAVNIMMEAHTNGMALVIVCELEHAEFYSETLRTHGLTSTIEPEE; encoded by the coding sequence ATGTCGGTACAAACTGTAGAAAAACGCTCGACTTCCCAAAAACATGCCCCGCGCTACCGCGTTTTGCTACACAACGACGACGTTAACTCTATGGAGTATGTTGTGCAAACGTTGATGAAAACTGTTCCTAATATTACCCAACCCCAAGCGGTGAACATCATGATGGAGGCACATACCAATGGGATGGCTTTGGTGATTGTTTGCGAACTGGAACATGCAGAATTTTACAGCGAAACCTTGCGTACCCACGGTTTGACCAGTACCATCGAACCGGAAGAATAG
- the egtC gene encoding ergothioneine biosynthesis protein EgtC, translating to MCRILGYMGSPISMEKLLYEPPHSLVVQSHSPKEMTSGVANADGFGVGWYHASRDTEPFTYKHTLPIWSDVNLPSVSRYVESGNILGCVRSATEGQPVDMSNCQPFRYQQLMGVHNGFVKQFRQTLFRPLRDRLADDIYQNLNGTTDSEHMFALFAQKYQDSGGSLSQAMERTLSILGEMAERYNTRLAANLVVSDGKNVMASRFASSSPVPSLYWIQNSDRFPNSIAIASEPLFPGNWKPFGERSMLHVGENLALDYTEL from the coding sequence ATGTGTCGTATTCTGGGATATATGGGCAGTCCCATTTCCATGGAGAAACTGCTGTACGAACCACCGCACTCGCTGGTGGTACAAAGCCATTCCCCCAAGGAAATGACCTCTGGGGTTGCCAATGCCGACGGTTTTGGGGTGGGTTGGTACCACGCCAGCCGGGATACCGAACCGTTTACCTACAAGCATACTTTACCCATTTGGAGCGATGTAAATTTGCCTTCGGTGAGTCGGTATGTAGAATCGGGCAATATATTGGGATGCGTTCGCAGTGCTACTGAAGGGCAACCCGTGGATATGAGCAATTGCCAGCCATTTCGCTACCAGCAGTTGATGGGAGTCCACAACGGGTTTGTCAAACAATTTCGCCAAACCTTGTTTCGCCCTTTGCGCGATCGCTTGGCAGATGATATCTATCAGAACTTAAATGGTACCACCGATTCGGAGCATATGTTTGCTCTGTTCGCGCAAAAATATCAAGACAGCGGTGGTTCCCTCAGCCAAGCCATGGAACGAACCCTCAGCATTCTGGGGGAAATGGCAGAACGCTACAACACCCGCCTCGCCGCCAATTTGGTAGTCAGCGATGGGAAAAATGTCATGGCCTCTCGCTTTGCGAGTTCATCGCCGGTACCATCGTTGTATTGGATCCAAAATAGCGATCGCTTTCCCAATAGTATCGCGATCGCATCGGAACCGCTATTTCCAGGCAACTGGAAACCCTTTGGCGAACGCAGTATGCTACATGTAGGAGAAAACCTTGCTCTCGACTACACCGAACTGTAG